The following are encoded together in the Apus apus isolate bApuApu2 chromosome 7, bApuApu2.pri.cur, whole genome shotgun sequence genome:
- the IPP gene encoding actin-binding protein IPP isoform X1 has translation MAGKGGSSCSDRHARLLLAQINRLRAGQSFCDVRLEVGPEAFAVHRLVLAASSPYFAALFAGGMKESGRDVVRIAGVEAGTFHTLLDFIYTGAVSIGEHNVQELIVAADMLQLTEVVELCCEFLKGQIDPLNCIGLFQFSEQIACHDLMEFTESYIHGHFLEVQSGEEFLALTKEQLVKILRSEDLSIEDEYQVFIAAMQWILKDVGKRKKYVVEVLEPVRFPLLPAQRLLKYIESIPDFSLRVALQTLLKEYCEVCKSPKENKVSSFLQASKGRPRRKARKYLYAVGGYTRLQGGRWSDSRALSCVERFDTFSHYWTTVSSLHQARSGLGVAVVGGMVYAIGGEDNSMIFDCTECYDPVTKQWTTVASMNHPRCGLGVCTCYGAIYALGGWVGAEIGNTIERFDPEENSWDVVGSMPVPRHCFGCCEMQGLIYVVGGISNEGVELRSVEVYDPVSKRWSELAPMGTQRAYLGVAALNDCIYAVGGWNESQDALATVERYSFEEEKWVEVAPMKIPRAGVCVVAVNGFLYALGGRAPSHDFAAPVTSDSVEVYNPHMDSWTEIANMITSRCEGGVAVL, from the exons ATGGCGGGCAAGGGCGGCAGCTCCTGCTCGGACCGGCACGCCCGCCTCCTTCTGGCCCAGATTAACCGGCTGCGGGCCGGGCAGAGCTTCTGCGACGTGCGGCTGGAGGTGGGCCCGGAGGCGTTCGCCGTGCACCGCCTGGTGCTGGCGGCTAGCAGCCCTTACTTCGCGGCGCTCTTCGCGGGCGGCATGAAGGAGTCGGGCCGGGACGTGGTGCGGATCGCGGGCGTCGAGGCGGGCACCTTCCACACGCTCCTCGACTTCATCTACACAG GGGCGGTGAGCATCGGGGAGCACAACGTGCAGGAGCTGATCGTCGCCGCCGACATGCTGCAGCTGACCGAGGTGGTGGAGCTCTGCTGCGAGTTCCTGAAGGGGCAGATCGACCCGCTGAACTGCATCGGCCTCTTCCAGTTCTCCGAGCAGATCGCCTGTCACGACTTGATGGAGTTCACCGAGAGCTACATCCACGGGCACTTCCTGGAGGTGCAGAGCGGGGAGGAGTTCCTGGCGCTGACCAAGGAGCAGCTGGTGAAGATCCTGAGAAGTGAGGACCTGAGCATCGAGGACGAGTACCAGGTTTTCATAGCGGCGATGCAATGGATTTTGAAGGatgtggggaaaagaaagaaatacgTGGTAGAAGTACTGGAGCCTGTGCGattccctctgctgccagcacaaaGGCTGCTAAAATACATAGAAA GCATTCCAGATTTCAGCCTTCGGGTGGCCCTGCAAACTCTGCTGAAAGAATATTGTGAAGTCTGTAAATCTCCCAAAGAGAACAAGGTCAGCAGTTTTCTGCAAGCTTCTAAAGGTCGTCCCCGGAGGAAAGCCAGGAAGTACCTTTATGCAGTAG GTGGGTACACCCGACTGCAAGGAGGACGCTGGAGTGACAGCAGAGCCCTCAGCTGTGTGGAGCGATTTGACACCTTCAGCCACTACTGGACCACAGTGTCCTCCCTCCACCAAGCCCGAAgtgggctgggggtggctgtggtggGAGGAATGGTCTATGCCATTGGAG GTGAGGACAACTCGATGATTTTTGACTGCACAGAATGTTATGATCCTGTCACTAAGCAGTGGACCACTGTGGCTTCCATGAACCATCCCCGTTGTGGACTGGGAGTGTGCACGTGCTACGGTGCTATATATGCCTTGG GAGGTTGGGTTGGAGCAGAGATTGGCAACACAATTGAAAGATTTGATCCTGAAGAAAACAGTTGGGATGTGGTAGGAAGCATGCCTGTGCCCCGTCACTGCTTTGGGTGCTGTGAAATGCAAG GTTTAATTTATGTTGTTGGTGGTATCAGCAATGAAGGAGTAGAGCTCCGTTCTGTCGAAGTCTACGACCCAGTATCTAAACGCTGGTCTGAGCTTGCTCCAATGGGCACCCAAAGAGCCTATCTTGGTGTGGCTGCTCTCAACGATTGCATCTATGCTGTTGGAGGCTGGAATGAATCTCAGGATGCACTTGCTACTGTAGAAAGATACTCCTTTGAAGAG GAAAAGTGGGTTGAAGTTGCACCAATGAAGATACCAAGAGCTGGTGTCTGTGTTGTGGCTGTGAATGGATTTCTTTACGCCTTAGGAGGCCGAGCTCCCAGTCATGATTTTGCTGCTCCAGTAACCTCTGACTCTGTTGAAGTTTATAACCCTCATATGGACAGTTGGACTGAAATTGCCAACATGATCACCAGCCGCTGTGAAGGAGGTGTAGCTGTGCtgtaa
- the IPP gene encoding actin-binding protein IPP isoform X2 — protein sequence MAGKGGSSCSDRHARLLLAQINRLRAGQSFCDVRLEVGPEAFAVHRLVLAASSPYFAALFAGGMKESGRDVVRIAGVEAGTFHTLLDFIYTGAVSIGEHNVQELIVAADMLQLTEVVELCCEFLKGQIDPLNCIGLFQFSEQIACHDLMEFTESYIHGHFLEVQSGEEFLALTKEQLVKILRSEDLSIEDEYQVFIAAMQWILKDVGKRKKYVVEVLEPVRFPLLPAQRLLKYIESGYTRLQGGRWSDSRALSCVERFDTFSHYWTTVSSLHQARSGLGVAVVGGMVYAIGGEDNSMIFDCTECYDPVTKQWTTVASMNHPRCGLGVCTCYGAIYALGGWVGAEIGNTIERFDPEENSWDVVGSMPVPRHCFGCCEMQGLIYVVGGISNEGVELRSVEVYDPVSKRWSELAPMGTQRAYLGVAALNDCIYAVGGWNESQDALATVERYSFEEEKWVEVAPMKIPRAGVCVVAVNGFLYALGGRAPSHDFAAPVTSDSVEVYNPHMDSWTEIANMITSRCEGGVAVL from the exons ATGGCGGGCAAGGGCGGCAGCTCCTGCTCGGACCGGCACGCCCGCCTCCTTCTGGCCCAGATTAACCGGCTGCGGGCCGGGCAGAGCTTCTGCGACGTGCGGCTGGAGGTGGGCCCGGAGGCGTTCGCCGTGCACCGCCTGGTGCTGGCGGCTAGCAGCCCTTACTTCGCGGCGCTCTTCGCGGGCGGCATGAAGGAGTCGGGCCGGGACGTGGTGCGGATCGCGGGCGTCGAGGCGGGCACCTTCCACACGCTCCTCGACTTCATCTACACAG GGGCGGTGAGCATCGGGGAGCACAACGTGCAGGAGCTGATCGTCGCCGCCGACATGCTGCAGCTGACCGAGGTGGTGGAGCTCTGCTGCGAGTTCCTGAAGGGGCAGATCGACCCGCTGAACTGCATCGGCCTCTTCCAGTTCTCCGAGCAGATCGCCTGTCACGACTTGATGGAGTTCACCGAGAGCTACATCCACGGGCACTTCCTGGAGGTGCAGAGCGGGGAGGAGTTCCTGGCGCTGACCAAGGAGCAGCTGGTGAAGATCCTGAGAAGTGAGGACCTGAGCATCGAGGACGAGTACCAGGTTTTCATAGCGGCGATGCAATGGATTTTGAAGGatgtggggaaaagaaagaaatacgTGGTAGAAGTACTGGAGCCTGTGCGattccctctgctgccagcacaaaGGCTGCTAAAATACATAGAAA GTGGGTACACCCGACTGCAAGGAGGACGCTGGAGTGACAGCAGAGCCCTCAGCTGTGTGGAGCGATTTGACACCTTCAGCCACTACTGGACCACAGTGTCCTCCCTCCACCAAGCCCGAAgtgggctgggggtggctgtggtggGAGGAATGGTCTATGCCATTGGAG GTGAGGACAACTCGATGATTTTTGACTGCACAGAATGTTATGATCCTGTCACTAAGCAGTGGACCACTGTGGCTTCCATGAACCATCCCCGTTGTGGACTGGGAGTGTGCACGTGCTACGGTGCTATATATGCCTTGG GAGGTTGGGTTGGAGCAGAGATTGGCAACACAATTGAAAGATTTGATCCTGAAGAAAACAGTTGGGATGTGGTAGGAAGCATGCCTGTGCCCCGTCACTGCTTTGGGTGCTGTGAAATGCAAG GTTTAATTTATGTTGTTGGTGGTATCAGCAATGAAGGAGTAGAGCTCCGTTCTGTCGAAGTCTACGACCCAGTATCTAAACGCTGGTCTGAGCTTGCTCCAATGGGCACCCAAAGAGCCTATCTTGGTGTGGCTGCTCTCAACGATTGCATCTATGCTGTTGGAGGCTGGAATGAATCTCAGGATGCACTTGCTACTGTAGAAAGATACTCCTTTGAAGAG GAAAAGTGGGTTGAAGTTGCACCAATGAAGATACCAAGAGCTGGTGTCTGTGTTGTGGCTGTGAATGGATTTCTTTACGCCTTAGGAGGCCGAGCTCCCAGTCATGATTTTGCTGCTCCAGTAACCTCTGACTCTGTTGAAGTTTATAACCCTCATATGGACAGTTGGACTGAAATTGCCAACATGATCACCAGCCGCTGTGAAGGAGGTGTAGCTGTGCtgtaa